A window from Hemibagrus wyckioides isolate EC202008001 linkage group LG17, SWU_Hwy_1.0, whole genome shotgun sequence encodes these proteins:
- the rabggtb gene encoding geranylgeranyl transferase type-2 subunit beta translates to MGTQIKDVVIKPDAPNTLLLEKHADYIAAYGSKKDDYEYTLSEYLRMSGIYWGLTVMDLMSQLQRMNRDEIIDFIQASQHECGGISASVGHDPHLLYTLSAVQILTLYDSVKSIDVDKVVEYVQGLQQEDGSFAGDKWGEIDTRFSFCAVATLALLGRLDAVDVDKAVQFVLSCMNFDGGFGCRPGSESHAGQIYCCTGFLSITGQLHQVNADLLGWWLCERQLPSGGLNGRPEKLPDVCYSWWVLAALKIIGRIQWIDKAKLRRFILACQDEETGGFADRPGDMVDPFHTLFGIAGLSLLGEEQVKTVDPVFCMPEEVLQRIGLHTDLLT, encoded by the exons ATG ggAACTCAGATCAAAGACGTGGTGATTAAACCTGACGCTccaaacacactcctcctgGAGAAGCATGCAGATTACATCGCCGCTTACGGATCCAAAAAAGACGACTAT gagtaCACCCTGTCGGAGTACCTGAGGATGAGTGGGATATATTGGGGTCTCACTGTGATGGATCTGATGTCTCAGCTGCAGCGAATGAACCGAGACGAGATCATTGACTTCATTCAAGCGAGTCAGCACGAGTGTGGAGGCATCAGTGCCAGCGTGGGGCACGACCCtcacctactgtacacactgagcgctgtgcag ATCCTGACCCTGTATGACAGTGTTAAATCCATTGATGTGGATAAAGTAGTGGAGTATGTTCAGGGGCTGCAGCAGGAGGACGGATCATTCGCAGGAGATAAATGGG GTGAGATCGATACGAGGTTCTCCTTCTGTGCCGTGGCCACCCTCGCTCTGCTg ggcaGGTTGGATGCAGTGGATGTGGATAAAGCTGTGCAGTTTGTTTTGTCCTGTATGAACTTTGATGGAGGATTTGGCTGCAGACCGGGCTCTGAGTCTCATGCTGgacag atttacTGTTGTACAGGTTTCCTGTCCATCACTGGTCAGCTCCATCAGGTGAATGCTGATCTGTTGGGTTGGTGGCTGTGTGAGAGACAACTTCCATCTGGAGGCCTCAATGGCCGACCTGAGAag ctgccgGATGTGTGTTACTCGTGGTGGGTTCTCGCTGCGCTGAAGATCATCGGCAGGATTCAGTGGATCGATAAAGCCAAGCTGAGGAGGTTTATCCTGGCGTGTCAGGACGAGGAGACGGGCGGCTTCGCTGATCGACCCGGAGACATG gtggaCCCGTTCCACACTCTGTTCGGTATAGCCGGTCTCTCTTTACTGGGTGAAGAACAGGTTAAAACGGTGGATCCAGTCTTCTGCATGCCAGAGGAAGTTCTGCAGAGAATCGGCCTCCACACGGACCTGCtcacttaa